A region of Phocoena phocoena chromosome 17, mPhoPho1.1, whole genome shotgun sequence DNA encodes the following proteins:
- the RPL30 gene encoding large ribosomal subunit protein eL30, translated as MVAAKKTKKSLESINSRLQLVMKSGKYVLGYKQTLKMIRHGKAKLVILANNCPALRKSEIEYYAMLAKTGVHHYSGNNIELGTACGKYYRVCTLAIIDPGDSDIIRSMPEQTGEK; from the exons ATGGTGGCCGCAAAGAAGACG AAAAAGTCACTGGAGTCGATCAACTCTAGGCTCCAACTGGTTATGAAAAGTGGAAAGTACGTGCTGGGGTACAAGCAGACTCTGAAAATGATCCGACACGGCAAAGCGAAACTGGTCATCCTCGCCAACAACTGCCCAGCCTTGAG GAAATCTGAAATAGAGTATTATGCCATGTTGGCCAAAACTGGTGTCCATCACTACAGTGGCAATAATATTGAATTGGGCACAGCGTGTGGAAAATACTACAGAGTATGCACACTTGCTATCATTGATCCAG gtgattctgatatcaTTAGAAGCATGCCAGAACAGACTGGTGAAAAGTAA